One genomic region from Streptomyces venezuelae encodes:
- a CDS encoding aldo/keto reductase: protein MRYRTLGGTGIDVSTYCLGTMMFGAVGNPDHEDSVRIIHAALDQGINFVDTADMYSAGESEEIVGKALRDSRRRESTVLATKVYFPMGDEGPNKGGLSRRWITRAVENSLRRLGTDWIDLYQVHRPDPRTDIEETLDVLGDLVTQGKIRAFGCSTFPAEEIVEAHAVADRRGLRRFRSEQPPYSLLARGVEASVLPVAQRYGMGVLTWSPLASGFLTGRYRKGAPIDLTSGRAALNPHRFDPSLPVNAAKLDAVEELVALADEIGCSLPELAIAFVTAHPAVTSVIIGPRTMEQLEGLLKGAPVVLTDEILDRIDAIVPPGTNIYPPDGVWRPRALTEPALRRRPLEERAAG, encoded by the coding sequence ATGCGCTATCGAACACTCGGCGGGACCGGGATCGACGTCAGCACCTACTGCCTCGGCACCATGATGTTCGGTGCCGTCGGCAATCCGGACCACGAGGACTCCGTACGGATCATCCATGCCGCCCTCGACCAGGGCATCAACTTCGTGGACACCGCCGACATGTACTCGGCCGGCGAGTCCGAGGAGATCGTCGGCAAGGCCCTGCGCGACTCCCGGCGCCGCGAGTCGACCGTCCTCGCGACGAAGGTGTACTTCCCGATGGGCGACGAAGGCCCCAACAAGGGCGGCCTGTCACGGCGTTGGATCACCCGCGCCGTCGAGAACAGCCTGCGGCGGCTCGGGACCGACTGGATCGACCTCTACCAGGTCCACCGGCCCGACCCCCGCACCGACATCGAGGAGACCCTCGACGTCCTCGGCGACCTCGTCACGCAGGGGAAGATCCGGGCGTTCGGCTGCTCCACCTTCCCCGCCGAGGAGATCGTCGAGGCGCACGCCGTCGCCGACCGGCGCGGGCTGCGCCGCTTCCGCTCCGAGCAGCCGCCGTACTCGCTGCTCGCGCGGGGCGTGGAGGCCTCCGTGCTGCCCGTGGCCCAGCGGTACGGGATGGGGGTGCTGACCTGGAGCCCGCTCGCGTCCGGCTTCCTCACCGGCCGGTACCGCAAGGGCGCGCCGATCGACCTGACCAGCGGGCGGGCCGCGCTCAACCCGCACCGCTTCGACCCCTCGCTCCCCGTCAACGCCGCCAAGCTCGACGCCGTCGAGGAGCTCGTCGCGCTGGCCGACGAGATCGGGTGCAGCCTGCCCGAGCTGGCGATCGCCTTCGTGACCGCGCACCCGGCCGTGACCTCCGTGATCATCGGGCCGCGCACGATGGAGCAGCTGGAGGGGCTGCTGAAGGGGGCGCCGGTGGTCCTCACGGACGAGATCCTCGACCGGATCGACGCGATCGTGCCGCCGGGGACGAACATCTACCCGCCGGACGGCGTCTGGCGCCCGCGCGCCCTGACGGAACCCGCCCTGCGCCGACGGCCGTTGGAGGAGCGCGCGGCGGGTTGA
- a CDS encoding winged helix DNA-binding domain-containing protein: MSETRTRTIGDAERRARLAVRHRLAGAARAESAEEVGDSLVALHGTDPASVFLAVGARLAGEAGPVAPVERALYEERSLVRMHGMRHTLFVFPSSLAPAVQSSTTLPAAVRERTMLLRHLAAGGSFDEAWLVETERLVLAELAVRGEATGAELGAAVPRLRETYVYGPGTRQEGVQSVASRALRVLGMEGRIVRGRPQGTWTSSRFRWALAEEHPAVPAAQARAELLGRWLAACGPATEADLKWWTGWKVTDVRAALAAVGAVAVTLADGTGFVLPDDLGPVPAPEPWAALLPALDPTAMGWQARDWYQDPGHRAALYDRSGNIAPTVWWDGRIVGVWAQRPDGGIVHRLLADVGGEAERAIGAESARLAGWVGDVRVTPRFRTPLERELAAS; this comes from the coding sequence ATGAGTGAGACGCGTACGAGAACGATCGGCGACGCAGAGCGCCGGGCCCGGCTCGCGGTCCGGCACCGGCTGGCCGGGGCCGCGCGGGCGGAGAGCGCCGAGGAGGTCGGGGACTCCTTGGTGGCGCTGCACGGGACGGACCCGGCGAGCGTGTTCCTCGCGGTGGGGGCGCGGCTGGCGGGCGAGGCCGGGCCGGTCGCGCCGGTCGAGCGGGCGCTGTACGAGGAACGGTCCCTGGTCCGGATGCACGGCATGCGGCACACGCTCTTCGTCTTCCCGTCCTCTCTGGCGCCCGCCGTCCAGTCCTCGACGACCCTTCCCGCTGCCGTCCGCGAACGCACCATGCTGCTGCGGCACTTGGCGGCGGGAGGCTCCTTCGACGAGGCCTGGCTCGTGGAGACCGAGCGCCTGGTCCTCGCCGAGCTGGCCGTACGGGGGGAGGCGACCGGAGCCGAACTGGGTGCGGCCGTACCGAGGTTGAGGGAGACGTACGTGTACGGGCCGGGCACCCGCCAGGAGGGCGTCCAGTCCGTCGCGAGCCGGGCGCTGCGGGTCCTCGGCATGGAGGGGCGGATCGTCCGGGGGCGGCCGCAGGGGACGTGGACGTCGAGCCGGTTCCGCTGGGCGCTCGCCGAGGAGCACCCGGCGGTGCCGGCGGCGCAGGCGCGGGCCGAGCTGCTCGGGCGCTGGCTGGCGGCCTGCGGGCCGGCGACCGAGGCGGACCTGAAGTGGTGGACGGGGTGGAAGGTCACGGACGTGCGCGCGGCACTCGCGGCGGTCGGGGCGGTGGCGGTGACCCTGGCCGACGGGACGGGCTTCGTCCTGCCGGACGACCTCGGACCCGTACCGGCGCCGGAGCCCTGGGCGGCGCTGCTGCCGGCCCTCGACCCGACGGCGATGGGCTGGCAGGCCCGGGACTGGTACCAGGACCCCGGGCACCGGGCCGCGCTGTACGACCGCAGCGGGAACATCGCGCCGACGGTGTGGTGGGACGGCCGGATCGTCGGGGTCTGGGCGCAGCGGCCGGACGGCGGGATCGTCCACCGGCTCCTGGCCGACGTGGGCGGGGAGGCGGAGCGGGCGATCGGGGCGGAGTCGGCGCGGCTGGCGGGGTGGGTGGGGGACGTACGGGTGACGCCCCGTTTCCGCACCCCGCTGGAGCGGGAGCTGGCCGCGTCCTGA
- a CDS encoding MarC family protein: MHALSFSTAFIAFFSVVGPPKVLLSFAGLAQIHSARQLRSVALVSSGLAVLVGLGTGITAPWLLNLFHISTPALMLAGGVIFFLYALGLVLGFHIGPVSVHRDAPDLVSGVRELLTPYVVSPLAMTAILLGGASGDSFAWRSTVVLAYAAVIALDLACVLLLAGVLRRAQGTTIELLGRLLGLLLAAVAVDLVLNGLADLGVPGLDDSE, translated from the coding sequence GTGCACGCACTCAGCTTCTCCACCGCCTTCATCGCTTTCTTCTCCGTCGTCGGCCCGCCCAAGGTGCTCCTCTCCTTCGCCGGCCTCGCCCAGATCCACTCCGCCCGCCAGCTGCGCTCCGTCGCCCTCGTCTCCTCGGGCCTGGCCGTCCTCGTCGGGCTGGGCACCGGCATCACGGCCCCGTGGCTGCTGAACCTCTTCCACATCAGTACGCCCGCGCTCATGCTCGCGGGCGGGGTCATCTTCTTCCTCTACGCCCTCGGGCTCGTCCTCGGCTTCCACATCGGCCCCGTCAGCGTCCACCGGGACGCCCCGGACCTGGTCAGCGGCGTGCGCGAGTTGCTCACGCCGTACGTGGTGAGCCCGCTCGCCATGACGGCGATCCTCCTCGGGGGCGCCTCCGGCGACTCCTTCGCCTGGCGCTCGACCGTCGTCCTCGCCTACGCGGCCGTCATCGCCCTCGACCTGGCCTGCGTCCTGCTCCTCGCCGGCGTCCTGCGCCGCGCCCAAGGCACCACCATCGAGCTCCTCGGCCGGCTCCTGGGTCTGCTGCTCGCCGCGGTCGCCGTCGACCTCGTCCTCAACGGCCTCGCCGACCTGGGGGTCCCCGGGCTCGACGACAGTGAGTAG
- a CDS encoding YciI family protein → MKYLVMVQGSQVDYEAMVGNGSAASPAWSKADLKAMFDHMNTINTELTANGEMLDGQGLAAPSTTRFVTVDGDGRPVVTDGPYAETKEVLAGYWLLDCASLERVTEIAAQVARCPAPAGSPEYAVVIRPVDERGPSQD, encoded by the coding sequence ATGAAGTACCTGGTGATGGTGCAGGGCTCTCAGGTCGACTACGAGGCGATGGTGGGCAACGGTTCCGCCGCGAGTCCCGCCTGGAGCAAGGCGGACCTCAAGGCGATGTTCGACCACATGAACACGATCAACACCGAGCTGACCGCCAACGGCGAGATGCTCGACGGCCAGGGCCTCGCCGCCCCGTCCACGACCCGCTTCGTGACGGTGGACGGCGACGGCAGGCCGGTCGTCACGGACGGCCCGTACGCGGAGACCAAGGAGGTCCTCGCCGGCTACTGGCTCCTCGACTGCGCCTCCCTGGAGCGCGTCACGGAGATCGCCGCCCAGGTCGCCCGCTGCCCGGCCCCGGCCGGCTCCCCGGAGTACGCGGTGGTGATCCGCCCGGTCGACGAGCGGGGTCCGAGCCAGGACTGA
- a CDS encoding TerD family protein, producing MSKGANIGLTALSEDAGAVIVSLSWSSASGDGDADVSVLLLDGSGKVRGDTDFYFYNHPAADDGSVQLLGKVPTENGSEDRISLDLTAIPSDIVTIVVAASQYGGARFGDLDDLRMAVTDRSGEALLGFSITDATVETAFIFGELYRRNDEWKFRAVGQGYETGLTGLATDFGITVVEDDESDEADESDAAGTSTAAEAEADTGAEASTGTDTGARTALAPQAPRAGSGAVALPAQATSSADRVADGPTPPGGNPEPARRRGTRTAKKKVTLPKATKKSLAENDSWKPARLFPVPSYKSDREREVRATSVLLSVMAEVPEFGRRLTAGFGAPAGRMQTFTEVSLPHGDTPKRPDGVIRVERAGKLWTALVETKTNGNPLKSEQVQNYMDIAARRGYEAVITLSNDVALEGSPLVDVKTDGRRKHKVSLWHLSWAEVAHQAQMLIRHEGVGNAAHAWLLQELLHYLQHENSGCHGFQNMGPSWVPVRNGIDSETLCQGDPRAVEVVESWERLIRQVCLRLGGELGQKALPVQRAKRGTDPKSRRTELADRLCEEGKLAAELRVDGAQSILAITADLRTGKIRTSIDVPAPEGAYPLSVAKRLLRGPGRGPSRPACRDPRGGAERDPRNPGAATPGARRPAAQGRRGHHRLQAVALQGHGRQPGRYGIGVHPQHRRGRRPFPRLGRRARGPVRAAADLPWQGRR from the coding sequence ATGTCCAAGGGAGCGAACATCGGGCTGACCGCCCTCAGCGAGGACGCCGGGGCGGTGATCGTCAGCCTCAGTTGGAGCAGCGCGTCCGGCGACGGCGACGCGGACGTCTCCGTACTGCTCCTCGACGGCAGCGGCAAGGTGCGGGGGGACACCGACTTCTACTTCTACAACCACCCCGCCGCCGATGACGGCAGCGTGCAGCTGCTGGGCAAGGTCCCGACGGAGAACGGCAGCGAGGACCGGATCAGCCTGGACCTCACGGCGATCCCTTCGGACATCGTCACCATCGTCGTGGCCGCGAGCCAGTACGGCGGCGCCCGTTTCGGCGATCTGGACGACCTGCGCATGGCGGTCACCGACCGCTCGGGCGAGGCCCTTCTCGGCTTCTCCATCACGGACGCCACCGTCGAGACGGCCTTCATCTTCGGCGAGCTGTACCGCCGGAACGACGAGTGGAAGTTCCGTGCCGTGGGTCAGGGCTACGAGACCGGTCTCACCGGTCTCGCCACCGACTTCGGCATCACCGTCGTCGAGGACGACGAGAGCGACGAGGCCGACGAGAGCGACGCCGCGGGTACGAGTACGGCAGCGGAAGCAGAGGCGGACACGGGTGCGGAAGCGAGTACGGGCACGGATACCGGTGCCCGTACGGCTCTCGCTCCTCAGGCTCCCCGTGCCGGCTCCGGCGCCGTCGCTCTTCCCGCCCAGGCGACCTCCTCCGCCGACCGCGTCGCGGACGGCCCCACCCCGCCCGGCGGGAATCCCGAACCCGCCCGGCGCCGGGGCACGCGGACGGCCAAGAAGAAGGTCACTCTCCCCAAGGCCACGAAGAAGTCCCTGGCGGAGAACGACTCCTGGAAGCCCGCCCGGCTCTTCCCCGTCCCCTCCTACAAGAGCGATCGGGAGCGCGAGGTGCGCGCGACCTCGGTGCTCCTCTCCGTGATGGCGGAGGTGCCGGAGTTCGGCCGTCGCCTCACCGCGGGTTTCGGAGCCCCCGCGGGCCGGATGCAGACGTTCACCGAGGTCTCCCTCCCGCACGGCGACACCCCGAAGCGCCCGGACGGCGTCATCCGGGTGGAGCGGGCCGGGAAGCTCTGGACCGCGCTCGTGGAGACCAAGACCAACGGCAACCCGCTGAAGTCCGAGCAGGTCCAGAACTACATGGACATCGCCGCCAGGCGGGGGTACGAGGCCGTCATCACCCTCTCCAACGACGTGGCCCTGGAGGGGAGTCCGCTCGTCGACGTGAAGACCGACGGGCGGCGCAAGCACAAGGTCTCGCTCTGGCACCTCTCATGGGCCGAGGTTGCCCATCAGGCGCAGATGCTGATCCGTCACGAAGGTGTGGGGAACGCCGCCCACGCCTGGCTCCTGCAGGAGCTGCTCCACTACCTCCAGCACGAGAACTCCGGTTGTCACGGCTTCCAGAACATGGGGCCGTCGTGGGTGCCCGTGCGCAACGGCATCGACTCCGAGACCCTGTGCCAGGGCGACCCGCGCGCCGTGGAGGTCGTGGAGAGCTGGGAGCGGCTCATCCGCCAGGTCTGTCTGCGGCTGGGCGGCGAGCTCGGGCAGAAGGCGCTGCCCGTGCAGCGGGCGAAGCGGGGCACCGACCCGAAGTCACGGCGTACGGAACTCGCCGACCGGCTCTGCGAGGAAGGGAAGCTCGCCGCCGAGCTGCGTGTCGACGGCGCGCAGAGCATCCTGGCCATCACGGCGGACCTCCGCACCGGGAAGATCCGTACGTCCATCGACGTCCCCGCACCGGAGGGCGCCTACCCTCTCTCGGTCGCGAAGCGGCTCCTGCGGGGTCCTGGACGAGGCCCCAGCCGACCTGCATGTCGAGACCCTCGTGGAGGGGCGGAGCGGGACCCGCGGAACCCTGGAGCGGCTACGCCCGGAGCCCGGCGACCTGCTGCCCAAGGACGGCGCGGCCATCACCGGCTTCAGGCTGTCGCTCTTCAAGGGCATGGGCGGCAGCCGGGGCGGTACGGAATCGGGGTTCATCCGCAGCATCGACGAGGCCGTCGACCGTTTCCACGCCTCGGTCGTCGCGCACGTGGGCCAGTTCGAGCAGCGGCGGACCTCCCGTGGCAAGGCCGCCGCTGA
- a CDS encoding DHA2 family efflux MFS transporter permease subunit: MPTDIAVPTPASTHPRRWTALALICAAQFMLVLDVTVVNVALPSLSADLDLDRTALTWVVTAYTLCFGGLMLLGGRLADALGARRVLLAGLALFTAASLVCGLAASAPVLLGGRVAQGVGAALLSPAALALVTTAFHGAERAKALGAWAAIGGTGSAVGVLLGGALTEGPGWPWVFYVNVPVGLALLAALPKVLPDDHRRPGRTGRTGGRLDAPGALVVTAATGALVYGLVQAGDSGWASAETLLPLLGAVALYGIFVAVERASSAPLMDLRMLRRRPVVAGSLLMLVATALLISFFFLGSMQLQHVYGLGALRTGLLFLPVALTTAIGAHLGARLVTTQGPRACATGGLALAALGCLPLTVLTPGANPWATLLPTLATASFGLGAVFVAATTTALGLITPHEAGLASGIVNTFHEVGGSIGVAAVSTLALTTTTGTGFTTAFTLCTAAAAAAALTAPFLIPRGTPRPTGGPHGVH, encoded by the coding sequence ATGCCCACCGACATCGCCGTACCGACCCCTGCCTCCACGCATCCACGCCGCTGGACGGCACTCGCGCTGATCTGCGCGGCCCAGTTCATGCTGGTCCTCGACGTCACCGTCGTGAACGTCGCCCTGCCGTCCCTCTCCGCCGACCTCGACCTCGACCGCACGGCCCTGACCTGGGTCGTCACCGCGTACACCCTCTGCTTCGGAGGGCTCATGCTCCTCGGCGGCCGGCTCGCCGACGCCCTGGGAGCCCGCCGCGTCCTCCTGGCCGGGCTCGCGCTCTTCACCGCGGCGTCCCTCGTCTGCGGCCTCGCCGCGAGCGCCCCCGTGCTGCTCGGCGGCCGCGTCGCCCAGGGCGTGGGCGCGGCGCTCCTCTCCCCGGCGGCGCTCGCCCTCGTCACGACCGCCTTCCACGGCGCCGAGCGCGCCAAGGCCCTCGGGGCGTGGGCGGCGATCGGCGGCACCGGCTCGGCCGTCGGCGTCCTCCTCGGCGGAGCCCTCACCGAGGGCCCGGGCTGGCCCTGGGTCTTCTACGTCAACGTCCCGGTGGGCCTGGCCCTGCTGGCCGCACTCCCGAAGGTCCTGCCGGACGACCACCGACGGCCGGGGCGCACGGGGCGCACGGGCGGCCGGCTGGACGCCCCCGGCGCCCTCGTCGTGACCGCCGCCACGGGCGCGCTCGTCTACGGCCTCGTCCAGGCGGGCGACTCGGGCTGGGCGTCCGCCGAGACCCTGCTGCCGCTGCTCGGCGCGGTCGCGCTGTACGGGATCTTCGTGGCGGTCGAGCGGGCGAGCAGCGCCCCGCTGATGGACCTCAGGATGCTGAGGCGGCGCCCGGTCGTCGCGGGCTCGCTCCTCATGCTGGTCGCGACCGCGCTCCTGATCTCGTTCTTCTTCCTGGGCTCGATGCAGCTCCAGCACGTGTACGGCCTCGGGGCCCTCCGTACCGGGCTGCTCTTCCTCCCGGTCGCCCTCACGACCGCGATCGGCGCCCACCTCGGCGCGCGCCTCGTGACGACGCAGGGCCCGCGCGCCTGCGCCACCGGCGGCCTGGCCCTGGCGGCCCTCGGCTGCCTCCCGCTGACGGTCCTCACCCCGGGCGCCAACCCCTGGGCCACCCTCCTGCCCACCCTGGCCACGGCTTCCTTCGGCCTCGGCGCGGTCTTCGTCGCGGCGACGACGACCGCCCTGGGCCTGATCACCCCGCACGAGGCCGGCCTCGCCTCGGGCATCGTGAACACCTTCCACGAGGTGGGCGGCTCGATCGGCGTGGCCGCGGTCTCCACCCTCGCCCTCACCACCACGACGGGCACGGGCTTCACGACGGCCTTCACCCTCTGCACGGCCGCAGCGGCCGCAGCAGCCCTGACGGCCCCCTTCCTCATCCCCCGAGGCACCCCCCGCCCGACGGGCGGCCCCCACGGGGTGCACTGA
- a CDS encoding TetR/AcrR family transcriptional regulator → MNAQPDAPKPAPGGARAARKRQAVVRAARDLFLREGFGVGMDAIAAEAGVSKVTVYNHFGSKEALFTAVVAGALDEPLHQGPEGPDLSRLADAEDLRAALTEAGRAWARAVRADEEGRALRTLVATELHRFPELGRAWHAHGPAGHHPAVADALRTLADRGRLEIPDLEVAVLQLYSLLVFPQMVFEQYGTEIAEDLSERLVTDGVEMFLRRYAP, encoded by the coding sequence ATGAACGCGCAGCCCGACGCCCCCAAGCCCGCCCCCGGCGGAGCCCGCGCCGCCCGCAAGCGGCAGGCCGTCGTGCGGGCCGCCCGCGACCTCTTCCTCCGCGAGGGCTTCGGCGTCGGCATGGACGCCATCGCCGCCGAGGCGGGCGTCTCCAAGGTCACCGTCTACAACCACTTCGGCAGCAAGGAAGCGCTCTTCACCGCCGTCGTCGCCGGCGCCCTCGACGAGCCGCTGCACCAGGGCCCCGAGGGCCCGGACCTCTCCCGCCTCGCCGACGCCGAGGACCTGCGCGCCGCCCTCACCGAGGCCGGCCGTGCCTGGGCCCGGGCCGTACGCGCCGACGAGGAGGGCCGCGCGCTGCGCACCCTCGTCGCCACCGAGCTGCACCGCTTCCCCGAGCTGGGCCGCGCCTGGCACGCCCACGGCCCGGCCGGCCACCACCCCGCCGTCGCCGACGCGCTGCGCACCCTCGCCGACCGGGGCCGCCTGGAGATCCCCGACCTGGAGGTCGCGGTGCTCCAGCTCTACTCCCTGCTCGTCTTCCCGCAGATGGTCTTCGAGCAGTACGGGACGGAGATCGCCGAGGACCTGAGCGAGCGGCTCGTCACCGACGGGGTCGAGATGTTCCTCCGCCGCTACGCGCCATGA
- a CDS encoding metal-sensitive transcriptional regulator, with protein sequence MELDLAGAELKAVLNRLRRAQGQIAGVIRMIEEGRDCEEVVTQLAAASRALDRAGFAIIATGLQQCLTDIEDGRKDGEDRDAMRARLEKLFLSLA encoded by the coding sequence GTGGAACTCGATCTCGCGGGCGCGGAGCTCAAGGCCGTACTGAACCGGCTGCGCCGGGCGCAGGGCCAGATCGCCGGCGTGATCCGGATGATCGAGGAGGGCCGGGACTGCGAGGAGGTCGTGACCCAGCTCGCCGCCGCCTCCCGCGCCCTCGACCGGGCCGGGTTCGCGATCATCGCGACCGGGCTCCAGCAGTGCCTGACCGACATCGAGGACGGCCGGAAGGACGGCGAGGACCGCGACGCCATGCGGGCCCGGCTGGAGAAGCTCTTCCTGTCGCTGGCGTAG
- the wrbA gene encoding NAD(P)H:quinone oxidoreductase, translating to MSVKVAVIYYSATGAVHQLAQAVAEGAEKAGAEVRLRRVSELAPDAAIDANPAWRAHVDATGGVEVATLDDLEWADAYALGSPTRFGNVAAQLKQYVDTSGGLWQRGVMADKPATAFTSAHNLHGGNESTLLALYNTFHHWGSVIVSPGFTDPSVYAAGGNPYGTSHPGANGAPEENVLQAARYQGARLTRIAKRLKGLADD from the coding sequence ATGTCCGTCAAGGTCGCCGTCATCTACTACTCGGCCACCGGGGCCGTCCACCAGCTCGCCCAGGCCGTCGCCGAGGGCGCCGAGAAGGCCGGTGCGGAGGTGCGGCTGCGCAGGGTGTCCGAGCTCGCCCCGGACGCCGCGATCGACGCGAACCCGGCCTGGCGCGCCCACGTCGACGCCACCGGTGGCGTGGAGGTCGCCACCCTGGACGACCTGGAGTGGGCCGACGCGTACGCGCTGGGATCCCCGACCCGCTTCGGGAACGTCGCCGCCCAGCTCAAGCAGTACGTCGACACCTCGGGCGGCCTCTGGCAGCGCGGCGTCATGGCGGACAAGCCCGCGACCGCCTTCACCAGCGCCCACAACCTCCACGGCGGCAACGAGTCGACGCTGCTCGCGCTCTACAACACCTTCCACCACTGGGGCTCGGTCATCGTCTCGCCCGGCTTCACCGACCCCTCCGTCTACGCGGCCGGCGGCAACCCCTACGGCACCTCGCACCCCGGCGCCAACGGCGCCCCTGAGGAGAACGTCCTCCAGGCCGCCCGCTACCAGGGCGCGCGCCTGACGCGGATCGCGAAGCGCCTGAAGGGCCTCGCGGACGACTGA
- a CDS encoding TetR/AcrR family transcriptional regulator: protein MSTREPRTGDAAATPPSPAPAPTPATAPAPAPAPTLGLLPTVGGGPAPERADAARNRRKILDAAARIVAEDGPQAVTMNQVAHASGIGVGTVYRRFGDVSQLLWALLDDRERQFQEAYMSGPPPLGPGAPAAERLDAFLDALVDRVGEQREILLAAHSAAPRARYHSGAYRVMHTHMALLIGELRPGSDATLLAHLALASFSPDVMHHLTVEQELSSERLKAGVRELLTLRA, encoded by the coding sequence ATGAGCACGAGAGAACCGCGGACCGGGGACGCGGCCGCGACCCCGCCCTCCCCTGCACCCGCGCCCACACCTGCAACTGCGCCCGCGCCCGCGCCCGCGCCGACGCTCGGCCTGCTCCCCACCGTCGGCGGCGGCCCCGCCCCCGAGCGCGCGGACGCCGCCCGCAACCGGCGGAAGATCCTCGACGCGGCCGCCCGGATCGTCGCCGAGGACGGCCCCCAGGCCGTCACGATGAACCAGGTCGCCCACGCCAGCGGCATCGGCGTCGGCACCGTCTACCGCCGCTTCGGCGACGTCTCCCAGCTCCTGTGGGCCCTGCTCGACGACCGCGAGCGCCAGTTCCAGGAGGCCTACATGAGCGGTCCGCCGCCCCTCGGGCCCGGCGCCCCCGCCGCCGAGCGGCTCGACGCCTTCCTCGACGCCCTCGTCGACCGGGTCGGCGAGCAGCGCGAGATCCTGCTCGCCGCCCACTCCGCAGCGCCCCGGGCCCGCTACCACAGCGGCGCCTACCGGGTGATGCACACGCACATGGCCCTGCTCATCGGGGAATTGAGGCCCGGCTCCGACGCCACGCTCCTCGCTCACCTCGCGCTCGCGTCGTTCTCACCGGACGTGATGCACCACCTGACGGTCGAGCAGGAGCTGTCGAGCGAGCGCCTGAAGGCCGGGGTGCGGGAGCTGCTGACCCTGCGGGCCTGA
- a CDS encoding RBBP9/YdeN family alpha/beta hydrolase: MTTYLILHGFQNHRPPGHWQHWLAGELRARGHEVRYPQLPEADAPVLDDWLAALAEHGERPADGEFVVLAHSLSVLLWLRAGARRPDADRVLLVAPPSPQVTASIPEIAAFADGLDLDLGLAEASVRARLVYGDGDPYCPEGADVHYGTPLGLDTDHVPGGEHLNPDSGYGEWASVLEWCEDPAVRIKGR, translated from the coding sequence ATGACCACGTATCTGATCCTGCACGGCTTCCAGAACCACCGTCCGCCGGGTCACTGGCAGCACTGGCTCGCCGGTGAGCTGCGGGCGCGCGGGCACGAGGTGCGGTATCCGCAGCTGCCCGAGGCGGACGCGCCCGTCCTCGACGACTGGCTCGCCGCGCTCGCGGAGCACGGCGAGCGGCCGGCCGACGGGGAGTTCGTGGTGCTCGCGCACAGCCTGTCGGTGCTGCTGTGGCTGCGGGCCGGGGCGCGGCGGCCGGACGCCGACCGGGTGCTGCTCGTCGCCCCGCCGTCGCCGCAGGTGACGGCGTCGATCCCGGAGATCGCCGCGTTCGCCGACGGCCTCGACCTCGACCTCGGCCTCGCGGAAGCGAGTGTGCGCGCACGGCTCGTGTACGGGGACGGGGACCCGTACTGCCCCGAGGGCGCGGACGTCCACTACGGCACCCCGCTCGGCCTCGACACGGACCACGTCCCGGGCGGCGAGCACCTCAACCCCGACTCGGGGTACGGGGAATGGGCCTCGGTCCTGGAGTGGTGCGAGGACCCGGCGGTACGGATCAAGGGCCGGTAG